The DNA segment GGCTTCAAAAACATTTCTCTGGCAATAATCAGTTTCTGCATATTTCCACCTGAGAGAGAGCTGATACTATCTGTGATTTTTCCTATCTTCACTTTATATTTTTTAATATTCTTTTTTACATAATCGTCTGCTTTAGAATATTTTAAAATTAGCCCCTGTTTTACCTTAGATGTTCTATATATAGTAGCCAGAAAATTATCCCTTATAGACATATCACTTGCAGTTGCAACACCGACACGATCATCATGTATATGCCCCATTCCATTTTTTCGACAAACTAAAGATGGGTTTTTCCCTGTTATCTTTTTCCCATTCAAAACTATCTCACCTGTTAACAGAGGTATCAATCCGGATATAGCATCTGCCAGTTCATGCTGTCCATTTCCTTGTACTCCTGCAATGCCTACAACTTCTCCTTCATGTACCTGTAACGAAATGTTTTTTACCGCAGGCAATCCGATTTTATCAAGACATGAGATATTATGTACATCCAAGACAACCTTTCCCGGATTATAACTTTCTTTCTCTACATCTAAGACAACTTCTCGACCAACCATCATATTAGTAATTCTCTTCTCGTCCGTATCCTTTGTATCAACATTTCCAATAATGGTCCCGTTTCTTAATACTGTTATTTTATCAGTAACCATTTTTACTTCGGCCAGTTTATGAGTAATTAAAATTATACACTTACCCTTGTTTTTCAAATCTATTAATGTCTTCATCAACTGTTTTATCTCTTGAGGCGTCAAAACAGCCGTGGGTTCATCCATAATAAGTATCTCCGCTCCTAAATACAGAGCCTTCAAAATCTCCACACGTTGTTGAAGTCCGACCGTGAGGTCGCTGATTTTATCCTTGGGATTAATATTCAATCCGTATTCCTTGCTCAGCTTTTTGACAATCTCAATACTCTCATCTAAATTAATCAATCCTCTTTTTGACGGAGGCTTTCCTATAACAACGTTCTCCGCGACTGTCATACTGGGAACTAAGCTAAAATGTTGGTGAACCATACCAATTCCCTGCGCTATTGCATCTTTAGGAGATGAAAAAGAATGCTTTTCTCCATTAATACATAACTCTCCATCATATTCTGTGTACATGCCATATAGCACTCTCATTAACGTTGTTTTCCCAGCACCATTTTCGCCTACAAGGCCATGTATTTCACTCCACCCGGCATGAAATTCTACTGCACTATTTGCCACAACTTGTCCAAAACGAACAGTTATATCATGCATATCCACTGCATTTTTCACACTATTTGAACCTCCTATTGAGCCTTATTCTTCAGGTACTTCAGACACATTTATTTTTCCATCAATAATATCCTTTTTTGTGTCTTTTAACAGGTTTACAACCTCATCATCTGTCTTATAGGTTGAATCTTTTGGCAAAACAAAATCTAATCCATTATTATCTAAACCATAGGTATACGGACCAAATTTTAATCCTGTATCATTCTCTTCTTGAAAGCATTGATATACCCAACTACCATAATCTATAACCATAGATCCGATTACCTGTCCCGGAACAAGATCATTTTGATCAACATCACAGCCAACAACCTGCCCACCTGTTTCCTTTGCTGCATCAAAGACTCCTGTAGAAGAAGCTGCCGCGGCAACATAAATGATGTCAGCTCCTTGATCATACAACATCAGAGCCAAATCTTTTGCTTTTGCTGGATCTGTAAAGCTGCCCACCCATGTTGCGTCTATATTAATATCTGGATTAATTGATCGAGCTCCAGCCTCAAATCCAGCTCTAAACTGATTAATAGTTGGATTATCAGATCCACCCATAAAGGCGATATGATTTGTTTTTGTTGTTTTTGCCGCATCAACTCCTGCCAAATATGATCCCTCTTCTTGTTTACTCATTAATGATTTAACATTTGGCAAATCTATTTTTGAATAAACTAGAATAAATTTACTATCAGGGAAATCTGCAGAGACTTTTGAACAGGCATCCTCTAATGCTCCCCAACAGGGCATAATTATGTCGTATTTTTCTTGTGCAAGTGAGCGAAGTGTCTCTTCATATTCTCCCTCTTTCACTTCAATCACGGTTGGATCATAACCAAACTCTTCGCATCCTTTTTTGAATCCTTCATATGTATTATCTGTAACCCCTTTATCCCCCAGAGGCTGAGCCGTAACCATAGCTGCTTTCCTTCCGGTACTATTTGAGCTGGTAGAAACTTTAGATTTTGATTCTTCTTTTGTTCCTGATCCTTCAGGCACAGTTTTTCCGCAAGCAGTCATCGATATAGTCATAATACTTGCTACTAATACAGCCAACATCTTCTTCATTGTAAAACCCTCCATATTGTATTTTTTATTGCTCATCTTTGATGAGTCGCATACATTATAACGTATTCTCTTGAATCTGTCGATATGGCATTTTTAAATAAATATTGTCCTTTTTTTTGTGCCTTTTTACCATATACCAGTATCTTTTTATTATTTGCTTTGCAAATCTATTTTCTATTTTTCTTTTTCATTCATCATTGTTAATCAAGAGCATTTCAAAATGTCAGCTTACATCCGGTTGGCCTTTAGCCTTATTTACAATATGTTTAATCATCCCATCACGGGACTTAATTTTTCCGCAAATAATATCTTCCTCTGTAATTTTTGCTAATAAAATCTCTCTTTGACGTACTCTTTCCCAATCATACGTTATATAAATATACCCATCTTCACATTCTTTGGCGTCTGGATAAGCAGCTTCATTTCTTTCATCCAATAACAGCGTATGGGGCCACGTTTTACCGTCATCCTCACTTAACATTGCTGTCAAATGACTTCTTCCTTTCCATGCTTTAACATTTCCCTGTTGCATAATGTTACTTAGGTCAATTTTTTCATCAAAGTTCAAATGGTTTACCATAAGTAACCTTCCAGACTTTAACCGACGTATATGGAATCTTGAGCAAGGGCCATCTATGTGTGATTTTTTTCCTTCTGTCCAAGTATAGCCTTCATCATAAGAAAAGCTTTCACCAATTCCATCAAAAGTACGTACTAACATCCAAAGTGATTTATCTTCTTTTTCTACAACCATATGCTCATCAAAGCTGCGGTTTGGTATATCCGCAGATCCACGCAGTCTAAAAGTTTTTCCTTGATCTGAGGAAGCATAGATATTAGAAAACTGTTCTTTTTCCAATCCATGTCTTTCTGTTGGAAAAGCTCCACATTCATCGCGCCAGATTGCACAAGGGAATAACCAATCTCCTGTTGAAATTATTGTTGGTTTATTAATCATTATCCCATTTGCAATTCTTCGTGGTGTCGTCCAAACCAGTGTATCGGTGTCTGGGTGCTTACATATAACAGCCCATACTCCACTTCTACAGTCATTAAATCCATGCACCTGATTATAAATCATCCAAAGTTCTCCTTTAGGAGACAGCCATAAGCATGGATCATAGATGCGACATTCCGGATCTGGATGTTCAACAACCGTGACACACGATTTAAAAGTATGTCCTTTGTCATCGCTGACGCAAAGTACTAAAAAGTTACCTCCGATTTCTGCTCCATCCCCTGAAAAGAAATCAACAAAAATACGACCTTTAGCTGTTACTTCGATCGATGGGACACCCTGCCATCTCCTGTTAACATCTCTAAATCGATTATCTACAGGATTTACCAGTACATTGGCTGGTGTAAGTGCTGAGTTAGATAAGTTCATCTTTAACCTCCTATTGTTTGATATTGTTCATCATTGATGAGTCATTAGAGTATAGCATAGTTGGTCATTTCTTTCAATATATTTTGTTTACTTTATGTTTTTTAGTATTAATTTATAATTTCTCTTGACATTCTCGGCTTTTAAAAGTATCATGTTTCTATACACGAATCATATTTGATGAGCTTATGGATTTTAGTTATTAAAAGGAGGATTTCTTAATGACAACATTAATAATCGGAGGGAATGGTTTGATAGGTTCTCATCTGGTAAAGAATATGGCTGGGTCAGGAGAAAGCGTAATCAGTTTCAGCGGCCATGAAGCAAAAGAAAAGATTCCAGGGGTAACATATATTCAGGGTGATGTAACTGAGTATGGAACTCTTAATCAAATATTACATACAAATAAGATAGATCGTATTATACATAATGCAGCTGTTTCACACCCCAAACTTTATTTGGAAAACCCTTATAAGATCTATAGGATTAATGTTCTAGGCACACTTACAGCCTTAGAGGCTGCAAGAAATTACGGTATTTGCCGTTTTATTTACATTAGTTCTGGAGCTGTTTATGGTAACGTTAGTCTTAATTCTGTTGCAGAAGATGTACCGCTTCACGGAGAAAGTCCATATGGTGCATCTAAGGTAGCTTGCGAAGAATTAGTTAGAAACTACGGTCTGGATAGCGCCTCATTACGTATAGGATTTGTATACGGTCCAGGGCGTAAATTCGAATGTCCAATTCATATGCTTCTCAGCGATTGTATAAATAAAGGAGAAGTTAATTGGGAACACGGAATGGATCAAATTATGGACTACATCTATATAGATGATTGTGTTGATGCAATCGCTACAATAGCGACTGCAGAAAAATTGCCACATACAGAATATAATATAGGTGGTGGTGAAAACGTTCCCTATTCAAGAGTTGTAAAATGTATAAATAACCTTTATCCAGATGTACCATTTAAAATTGGGAATGGAACGTTGGGATATGATAATCTTGGAGCTATGAATATGGAACGTTCATTAAATGATTTTAATTGGAGACCTAGGGTGCCTCTTGAAAAGGGCATCTCATTGTATAATGATTGGATTAAATCACACGAAAAATAAATTTAATTGACAGATTGCAATTAAACTTGTAAACAAACACAAAATCAAGTATACTCATAATTGTAGGAGTCCTGCAGCATGAGAAGCAAAGCTTCAGCTGTGGGATTTCTTACTCTAATACTCGCTCTCTGTAAGCCAAACAATAGTATTACACTGGAATAGCCAAATTTAAAGAACCATCAGACTTAAAATTTGGTTTAATATGGAAAAGGATATATAGTTTATGACAGATATTGATAACACTCAAAAGCGCTTAATGCAGACAGGACTTTTTCGCACTGAAAATGATGCTGTTAAATTTATGATAGCACGTATTATTAATGACAACATTTCTCCAATCGGTGCTTGGACCTTAAAAGAAAAGTTAACAAGGCAGGGGCTCGATTACGGTACAGCGACTGTAGGCAGATATCTAAAAGAATTAGATTCACAGAGTTTAACAATTCAGCAAAGTAATCAAGGACGTATTTTAACTGAACACGGAAAGCACTGGTTATCTGATATTTCCAATAATGTTGCGCGAGCACAAATACACAATAAAACCTCTAAAGCATTAAAAATTGATAATTATTCGGATCTAATTGATTTAATACAGGCGCGTAAGGCTATTGAGGTTACAGGTGTATCACTTGCTGTCAATCAGGCCACAGAAGAAGATCTTTCTAGGTTAAAGCAGTCTGTTATTAACCATTATCGTTGTGTGGCCGAAAAGCAGGACCCCACTGAGTCAGCATTAAATTTCCACCTAACCTTAGCCGAAATCAGTCATAATCGCTTTATTAAGGCGATCCTTGATATGCTTGTGTTTGAGGAAGAATCTATTGAAAATAATATGAATCAGCTAATTACCAGAGATAGAGGAGATATTTACGTTGTGGAACATGACGATATTGCCACTGCCATTGTTGAAAGAAATGAAAAAAAGGCCACTTCATTAATGACTCATCACATGGATGCACTTTTATCAGCTGTTCGCGAACAAATAGAGTTAATGTCTAATGAAGACCATGTTTCATAAATCAAGCGTCACACATATTTAGCATATAAAACCGATGGTTAATTTGTCAGGCATTTAATCCATCGGTTTTATGGCAATCTAAGCTGCATATATCTCATTCAATATTCTTTCAAGATTTCCATATCTTCCTCAGTCAATTCTATTGGTTTTCCAAATCCGAATGAACCTTCTCTCAAGCATTGCTCAGCGGAAAATACTGCTGCACAGTATAGGCAGATTTTCATCAGCAAATCCTGATATTCAGCAATTAAAAGAATTCCCGGGACATGACTTTCTTTAAAATCCACGGCCATTTTCATTTCTTCCAAGTAATTGAACAAAAAGCAAGCAATAAATGAATCCCCCGCTCCCATAGTGTCTTTCGCATTTATTAAATACGGACTTTGTTCATAAATTTTTCCGCCAATCATAAGGCATGCCCCTTTGGATCCCCTGGTTGCAAGAACTATTTGTCTGCATCCAAAATCAAAGATAGTTTCCATAACTTCATAAACTTCCTACTTTTCCATGTTTCCACAAGATATCTCGGCACAGTCAGCATAGAGACAGCATTTCTTTAAATATGCAGTATCATAACAATCAGAAAAATCCATTGACAAAAATTTTGATACTTTATGCATCAAAGGTAATTGATCCTCTATGTAGCTATGAATGCTGGTATGAAGCAAATCAAATTCTTGTATATACTGCAAGTCAATATTATTCAATTCCGGAGGATTCGTTTTCGATACTCCACCCCCATTGCCTTTTAAAAACTTTCTGTCACCATTGATCAATAAAACCCGATGTAATTCTCCAGTACGGTTCTTATCATTACAAACTTTTATGTATGTTCTTTTTAAGGATCAGATAATTTTATTCCATTTCTACAGAAATCTCCTGATCTCCCAGTACTTCATAACTCCAGTTTCCATTACCGCCTTCCACATGAAGAAAAATTGTTTCACCTTTTCTTTTTGCATGTGCAGTCATAATTACTTTGCCATTTAGATCCGTAACCTCAGTACTGGCGGAAGCACCCTCACTAAAGACAGAGAGGCAGAACTTCACACCATCACAATAATCATAATCCGGCTTTGTATCGCAGCTTCCCACAGCCAAAATCGAGTTTGGACGTACCAACAGCGGCAATGAGAAGTAATCATGTATCTCTTTTTTCCACTTTCCTCCTATGACCACATCCCCAGTCAGCAGGTTCACCCACCTGCCCTCCGGAAGATAATATTCCACCTCCCCGGACTCCTTAAATACTGGTGCCACCAGAAGAGAATCTCCGAACATATACTGCTTGTCTGGTGTTTCACAGGCCCTGTCTTCCGGAAATTCTACAAACATGGGGCGCATCATCGGTATCCCCTCCTCGTGAGTCTTCACCGCCTGCCGGTAAAGATAAGGCATCAGCGCGCATTTCAGTTTTACAAACTTTCGCAGGACATCGCAGGCCTCCTCGTCAAAAAGCCATGGCACCCGGTAAGAAGATGAGCCATGAAGCCGGCTGTGGGAACTTAAAAGGCCAAACTGACACCATCTCTTGTAGATATCTGCAGGAGCTGTCTTCTCAAATCCGCTGATATCATGGCTCCAGAACCCAAATCCCGCACAGGCCAGGGATAATCCGCTGCGGATGGTCTCTGCCATAGATGGATATGTTGCCGAACAGTCACCGCCCCAGTGAGCAGGAAACTTCTGTCCTCCCACGGTTGCGGAACGGGCAAACAATACAGCCTCGCCTTCGCCACGCTCACGTTCTAACAGCTCGAATACAGCCTGATTATATAACTGTGTATAATAATTATGCATTTTCACAGGGTCAGAGCCATCATAGTAGGCAATGTCTTTTACCGGAATTCGCTCACCGAAATCCGTCTTAAAACAGTCTACTCCCATATCCAGAAGCTTTTTCAGTTTATCCTGGTACCATGCACTGGCTTTTGGATTTGTGAAATCCACAAGTCCCATTCCAGCCTGCCACATATCGGTCTGCCATACATCACCATTCGATTTTTTAACTAAATATCCCAGCTTTGACCCTTCCTGAAACAGCGGTGATTTTTGTCCAATATACGGATTGATCCACACACAGATCCTCAGCCCCCGGTCATGATAACGTTTCAGCATCCCTTCCGGGTCTGGAAATGTCGCAGGATCCCATGTGAAGTTGCACCATTCATACGCCTCCATCCAATAGCAGTCAAAATGAAACACATGTAACGGAATGTCACGATCCGCCATTCCCTGAATAAAGCTGCTGGTTGTGCCCTCGTCATAGTTTGTTGTAAAAGATGTTGTCAACCAGAGACCAAAAGACCAGGCCGGGGGCAGTGCAGGTCTTCCGGTCAGTTTTGTATATCTGGCAATGGTTCCTTTCGGTGTATGCCCATTGATAACATAATAGTCCAGTCGTTCACCCTCGATGGAGAACTGCACCCGCTCTACTTTCTCACTTGCTATCTCATAGGATGCATCACCCTCATTGTCCAGCAGCACACCATATCCTTTATTGGTGATATAGAATGGAACATTCTTGTAGGCAATCTCACTGGCTGTGCCGCCGTCCTCATTCCACATCTCCACAACCTGTCCATTCTTGATAAATGGTGTAAATCGCTCTCCCAAACCATAGACGTATTCGTCAACATCCAGCGAAAGCTGATCCACCATATAGCATCGATTGGTCTTATTATTTGTCATATGCGCTATATTGCGAAATCCCGTGTTTGTAAGTTCTCTCTCTTTATCCATAAAGCGTATGCCCCAGGAATCAGGCCGCTTATCTATGATTGCCTTGGTACTTCCACTCTTATAGATAATACTATCTTCTGTTTCTTCGATTGTCACATGTGGAGCGGTATGGTTCACCTGTGCAAAAGGACCCTTGTAGGCGGTTCCTTCAAAGTGGGACACAGATACCTTGATCACATCCTCCATGGGACTTGTCAGCCGGATGGTAATCATGCCCAGATTCAGGCAGTCTCCTCTGTCGGAAATATGCTTTCCCGGTGCATATACGATCAGTTCATCGCCGTTTATCCGGCTGTCACAATACTCTACTGCATAAAGCGGTGTAATCTCTTTCTTCACACACCAATATCCATCTGTAAATTTCATTGCCTTTCCCTCTCTCAATCTAAGTTAATCATGTGGTCAGTAGATTTTCCGGACGCGCTCATCCCTTAACAGAGCCGGCCGATACCCCTCCGACAATGTATTTCTGTCCCAGTACAAATACCAGAAGGACCGGTGCGAGCGTCAGTATAATGTCTGCAGCAACCAGGTTCCAGGAGTTTTCGAATGCGCCAAAGAAGTTATAGACTGCCAGTGTCATCGGCCATTTTTTTGAATTGTTCAGATAATACAAAGGCATGGTGAAATCGTTCCACACCGCCATAAAATCCAGAACAAACAGTGTTGACACAATGGGCTTTAGCAACGGAGCAATTACTTTGACAAAAAGCTGCCACGGCTTGCACCCGTCAATTACAGCCGCTTCATCAATTTCTCTCGGAATCGTCTCTACAAACCCGTAAGCCAGGAACAAGCTCAGCGGAATATTAATGGCGGCATAAAGCAGTATAATTCCAATTCTTGTATTCACGATATGGAATGACTGCATAACCTTCATAAGTGCAACATTGTTAATCGGCATCGCAATACCTGAAATGATGAAATAATAAAGAAAACGGTTAACACCTTTATTGTTTCTCGAAATCACGAACGCAGCAGCACCTACAACAACAACGATGATGACTACACTACAAGTGGAATATAAAAAACCATTGAGAAATGCGGACACCAGCTTCCCCTGTTCTATGACGGTCGCATAATTTTCAAACACCCACTTTGTCGGCAGAGAAAGAGTCATCCTGTTTGCTTCAGCAGAGGTCTTAAACGAGTTCAGGAATAAAACTACAAGCGGTATAATCACCACAAGGCTGATAAAAACCGATACAATATTACCGATTAGATGTCCAACAATCTTACCTGTTTTTCCCATCAGACTTCCACCTCCTTATTTTCCATTGACTTGATAATAAAATACAAGAGGGCTAGCACAATGAAGAACAATACACTCGAAAGTGTGGTTCCCATGGCCAGATCTCCTTTGGAAAACTCTTTATACACAGCAGTGTTAATTACACCGGTGGCATTTCCGGGTCCGCCATTGGTCAGCGAATAAATCATATCAAATACACGAAGCCCATAGGTCACATTTAATACAGTCACATTGACAAGCACAGGTTTTAAAAGCGGCAGAGTAATGCAGCGCAGTTTCTGAAAGAAGCTGGCACCGTCAATACTGGCGGCCTCGTAATATTCCGGTGATATGGACATCAGCCCCGCAATGACTACCACCATAATGTACCCCATACCTTTCCAGGTATCTACTGTCATAACGGTAGGAAAAACCAGATGTAGGTCCGTAAGCCAGTTTTTTGCCAGCGCGCCAAGACCGATTTTACGAAGAAAATCATTTAAAAACCCTGTGGTCGGATGAAGCATACTCTTAAATACCAGGCCCACCACCAAATATGACATTACCTGTGGGGAAAAGATAATCATGCGATGTAGATTCTTACCTTTAATAAATTTCTGCGTCAGCAGCAATGCGAGTGCAAGACCAAGGACTGTCTTCATCGCAGTCGTGACCACCGTAAAGAGAACCGTGTTGCCTATATATTTTAGATATTCTGAATTACCAGTAAAAATCGCCTTGTAATTCTTAAGACCCACGAAATGTATTTCGTCAGTAAAATTATTCCAGTCGGTGAAGGAATAGGCGATACCAAGAATTCCCGGAAGGAAGCACAGCAAAAAAAACAGAAGTGCTGCACCACTGGCAAAGTACCAGGGATATAATTTCTTTTTATTCATTTTCTCACCTCCAGATTATATGGCGATTCGTCAGTGCGAATCGCAAAAAAGGTGCCCCATAAAATACTTCTTTAGACGAGGCACCTTCCTGTTCATCAGACTGTTATTTTGTCCATGCCGGATCTTTTTGAAGCTCAGCCTGCTCCGTA comes from the Blautia liquoris genome and includes:
- a CDS encoding ABC transporter ATP-binding protein produces the protein MKNAVDMHDITVRFGQVVANSAVEFHAGWSEIHGLVGENGAGKTTLMRVLYGMYTEYDGELCINGEKHSFSSPKDAIAQGIGMVHQHFSLVPSMTVAENVVIGKPPSKRGLINLDESIEIVKKLSKEYGLNINPKDKISDLTVGLQQRVEILKALYLGAEILIMDEPTAVLTPQEIKQLMKTLIDLKNKGKCIILITHKLAEVKMVTDKITVLRNGTIIGNVDTKDTDEKRITNMMVGREVVLDVEKESYNPGKVVLDVHNISCLDKIGLPAVKNISLQVHEGEVVGIAGVQGNGQHELADAISGLIPLLTGEIVLNGKKITGKNPSLVCRKNGMGHIHDDRVGVATASDMSIRDNFLATIYRTSKVKQGLILKYSKADDYVKKNIKKYKVKIGKITDSISSLSGGNMQKLIIAREMFLKPSLLIASQPTRGVDVGAQEFIYQQIIKHRDSKNAVLLISNELSEILALSDRILIIYKGEIIGELNRNEANEEKIGLLMAGIKEDDCNKEAIQ
- a CDS encoding BMP family ABC transporter substrate-binding protein, which translates into the protein MSNKKYNMEGFTMKKMLAVLVASIMTISMTACGKTVPEGSGTKEESKSKVSTSSNSTGRKAAMVTAQPLGDKGVTDNTYEGFKKGCEEFGYDPTVIEVKEGEYEETLRSLAQEKYDIIMPCWGALEDACSKVSADFPDSKFILVYSKIDLPNVKSLMSKQEEGSYLAGVDAAKTTKTNHIAFMGGSDNPTINQFRAGFEAGARSINPDINIDATWVGSFTDPAKAKDLALMLYDQGADIIYVAAAASSTGVFDAAKETGGQVVGCDVDQNDLVPGQVIGSMVIDYGSWVYQCFQEENDTGLKFGPYTYGLDNNGLDFVLPKDSTYKTDDEVVNLLKDTKKDIIDGKINVSEVPEE
- a CDS encoding sialidase family protein, with the translated sequence MNLSNSALTPANVLVNPVDNRFRDVNRRWQGVPSIEVTAKGRIFVDFFSGDGAEIGGNFLVLCVSDDKGHTFKSCVTVVEHPDPECRIYDPCLWLSPKGELWMIYNQVHGFNDCRSGVWAVICKHPDTDTLVWTTPRRIANGIMINKPTIISTGDWLFPCAIWRDECGAFPTERHGLEKEQFSNIYASSDQGKTFRLRGSADIPNRSFDEHMVVEKEDKSLWMLVRTFDGIGESFSYDEGYTWTEGKKSHIDGPCSRFHIRRLKSGRLLMVNHLNFDEKIDLSNIMQQGNVKAWKGRSHLTAMLSEDDGKTWPHTLLLDERNEAAYPDAKECEDGYIYITYDWERVRQREILLAKITEEDIICGKIKSRDGMIKHIVNKAKGQPDVS
- a CDS encoding NAD-dependent epimerase/dehydratase family protein — translated: MTTLIIGGNGLIGSHLVKNMAGSGESVISFSGHEAKEKIPGVTYIQGDVTEYGTLNQILHTNKIDRIIHNAAVSHPKLYLENPYKIYRINVLGTLTALEAARNYGICRFIYISSGAVYGNVSLNSVAEDVPLHGESPYGASKVACEELVRNYGLDSASLRIGFVYGPGRKFECPIHMLLSDCINKGEVNWEHGMDQIMDYIYIDDCVDAIATIATAEKLPHTEYNIGGGENVPYSRVVKCINNLYPDVPFKIGNGTLGYDNLGAMNMERSLNDFNWRPRVPLEKGISLYNDWIKSHEK
- a CDS encoding FCD domain-containing protein, with product MTDIDNTQKRLMQTGLFRTENDAVKFMIARIINDNISPIGAWTLKEKLTRQGLDYGTATVGRYLKELDSQSLTIQQSNQGRILTEHGKHWLSDISNNVARAQIHNKTSKALKIDNYSDLIDLIQARKAIEVTGVSLAVNQATEEDLSRLKQSVINHYRCVAEKQDPTESALNFHLTLAEISHNRFIKAILDMLVFEEESIENNMNQLITRDRGDIYVVEHDDIATAIVERNEKKATSLMTHHMDALLSAVREQIELMSNEDHVS
- a CDS encoding PfkB family carbohydrate kinase, with amino-acid sequence METIFDFGCRQIVLATRGSKGACLMIGGKIYEQSPYLINAKDTMGAGDSFIACFLFNYLEEMKMAVDFKESHVPGILLIAEYQDLLMKICLYCAAVFSAEQCLREGSFGFGKPIELTEEDMEILKEY
- the yicI gene encoding alpha-xylosidase translates to MKFTDGYWCVKKEITPLYAVEYCDSRINGDELIVYAPGKHISDRGDCLNLGMITIRLTSPMEDVIKVSVSHFEGTAYKGPFAQVNHTAPHVTIEETEDSIIYKSGSTKAIIDKRPDSWGIRFMDKERELTNTGFRNIAHMTNNKTNRCYMVDQLSLDVDEYVYGLGERFTPFIKNGQVVEMWNEDGGTASEIAYKNVPFYITNKGYGVLLDNEGDASYEIASEKVERVQFSIEGERLDYYVINGHTPKGTIARYTKLTGRPALPPAWSFGLWLTTSFTTNYDEGTTSSFIQGMADRDIPLHVFHFDCYWMEAYEWCNFTWDPATFPDPEGMLKRYHDRGLRICVWINPYIGQKSPLFQEGSKLGYLVKKSNGDVWQTDMWQAGMGLVDFTNPKASAWYQDKLKKLLDMGVDCFKTDFGERIPVKDIAYYDGSDPVKMHNYYTQLYNQAVFELLERERGEGEAVLFARSATVGGQKFPAHWGGDCSATYPSMAETIRSGLSLACAGFGFWSHDISGFEKTAPADIYKRWCQFGLLSSHSRLHGSSSYRVPWLFDEEACDVLRKFVKLKCALMPYLYRQAVKTHEEGIPMMRPMFVEFPEDRACETPDKQYMFGDSLLVAPVFKESGEVEYYLPEGRWVNLLTGDVVIGGKWKKEIHDYFSLPLLVRPNSILAVGSCDTKPDYDYCDGVKFCLSVFSEGASASTEVTDLNGKVIMTAHAKRKGETIFLHVEGGNGNWSYEVLGDQEISVEME
- a CDS encoding carbohydrate ABC transporter permease, coding for MGKTGKIVGHLIGNIVSVFISLVVIIPLVVLFLNSFKTSAEANRMTLSLPTKWVFENYATVIEQGKLVSAFLNGFLYSTCSVVIIVVVVGAAAFVISRNNKGVNRFLYYFIISGIAMPINNVALMKVMQSFHIVNTRIGIILLYAAINIPLSLFLAYGFVETIPREIDEAAVIDGCKPWQLFVKVIAPLLKPIVSTLFVLDFMAVWNDFTMPLYYLNNSKKWPMTLAVYNFFGAFENSWNLVAADIILTLAPVLLVFVLGQKYIVGGVSAGSVKG
- a CDS encoding carbohydrate ABC transporter permease yields the protein MNKKKLYPWYFASGAALLFFLLCFLPGILGIAYSFTDWNNFTDEIHFVGLKNYKAIFTGNSEYLKYIGNTVLFTVVTTAMKTVLGLALALLLTQKFIKGKNLHRMIIFSPQVMSYLVVGLVFKSMLHPTTGFLNDFLRKIGLGALAKNWLTDLHLVFPTVMTVDTWKGMGYIMVVVIAGLMSISPEYYEAASIDGASFFQKLRCITLPLLKPVLVNVTVLNVTYGLRVFDMIYSLTNGGPGNATGVINTAVYKEFSKGDLAMGTTLSSVLFFIVLALLYFIIKSMENKEVEV